A genomic region of Nostoc sp. UHCC 0702 contains the following coding sequences:
- a CDS encoding cytochrome b/b6 domain-containing protein, protein MSRSVPYQPLLLRILHGVSGILVSAAIITGFLVYNTYDRRFGKLPIPAIGEIQDIHGTLALFFLLVLPVFALYSFHAGHKRLLQPDSLRNLTVFGRPSWWVSLQRIANTLMLIASVLAVISGRMMKEEWLPTGELNHIWYFFHLGAWAVMVCCLAIHLLMSSKVGGVPLLISMYSLKVRPEDSPTKWSSRFRDWLSSLQANFRVQINYLIHNNLSLTIIEIIVLGGIFVAFILPLFFSASE, encoded by the coding sequence ATGTCTCGTTCTGTACCCTATCAACCTTTGTTGTTACGAATTCTTCATGGCGTAAGTGGAATTTTAGTAAGTGCAGCAATTATTACAGGATTTTTGGTTTACAACACTTACGATCGCAGATTTGGGAAATTACCAATTCCTGCAATTGGGGAAATTCAAGACATTCACGGCACTTTGGCGTTATTTTTCTTGCTTGTATTGCCAGTTTTTGCACTGTATAGCTTTCATGCTGGGCACAAACGTCTCCTACAACCAGATTCTTTACGGAACTTAACTGTGTTTGGGCGACCGAGTTGGTGGGTTAGCCTGCAAAGAATTGCCAACACCCTCATGCTTATAGCTTCTGTTTTAGCTGTGATATCTGGCAGGATGATGAAAGAAGAATGGCTACCAACAGGAGAGTTGAATCACATTTGGTACTTCTTTCATTTGGGTGCGTGGGCTGTGATGGTTTGCTGTTTGGCAATTCATCTTTTGATGTCTAGCAAAGTAGGTGGTGTGCCTTTGTTAATTTCGATGTATTCGCTAAAAGTGCGCCCAGAAGATAGCCCTACTAAATGGTCTAGCCGTTTCCGTGATTGGTTGAGTAGTTTGCAAGCTAATTTTAGAGTACAAATAAATTATTTAATCCACAATAATCTCTCTTTAACAATTATTGAAATTATTGTGCTAGGTGGAATTTTTGTAGCTTTTATTTTACCTCTGTTTTTTTCTGCCAGTGAGTGA
- the trpD gene encoding anthranilate phosphoribosyltransferase, with protein MATTQIPAQESSASWHTLLQQLIDGESLSRAQAAELMQGWLTEAVPPELSGAILTALNFKGISADELTGMALVLQSQSRLGTGEYNSTQSPIPNPQSPIPLIDTCGTGGDGSSTFNISTAVAFVAAAYGVPVAKHGNRSASSLTGSADVLEALGVNLTAPSEKVQAALQEVGITFLFAPGWHPALKAVASLRRTLRVRTVFNLLGPLVNPLRPTGQVVGLFTPKLLATVAQALNNLGKQKAIVLHGREKLDEAGLGDLTDLAVLSEGEVQLTTVNPEDVGVTPATIGALRGGDVQENAEILKAVLQGKGTVAQLDAVALNASLALQVAGVVPLLDHAQGVSVAKEILQSGTAWVKLEQLVQFLQN; from the coding sequence ATGGCAACTACCCAAATTCCTGCTCAAGAATCCTCTGCTAGCTGGCATACCCTGCTGCAACAATTAATAGATGGTGAATCATTGTCACGCGCCCAAGCGGCTGAATTGATGCAAGGATGGCTAACTGAAGCGGTTCCTCCAGAGTTATCAGGAGCAATTTTAACAGCGCTGAACTTTAAAGGCATTTCTGCCGATGAGTTGACTGGTATGGCTCTTGTTTTACAATCTCAATCAAGGTTGGGGACTGGCGAATATAATTCTACCCAATCCCCAATCCCTAATCCCCAATCCCCAATCCCCCTAATAGACACCTGTGGCACTGGCGGCGATGGTTCATCAACCTTTAATATTTCCACAGCCGTTGCCTTTGTTGCTGCTGCCTATGGTGTACCCGTTGCTAAACATGGGAATCGTTCAGCATCAAGCTTAACAGGAAGCGCCGATGTCTTAGAAGCTTTGGGAGTAAACTTAACTGCCCCCAGCGAGAAAGTACAAGCTGCACTACAAGAAGTGGGGATCACCTTTTTGTTTGCCCCTGGTTGGCATCCAGCACTCAAGGCAGTTGCCTCATTGCGGCGCACTCTCAGGGTGCGGACTGTCTTCAACTTACTTGGCCCTTTAGTCAATCCTTTGCGCCCCACTGGGCAAGTGGTGGGGCTATTTACTCCCAAACTTTTGGCAACGGTTGCCCAAGCGTTAAACAATTTGGGTAAGCAAAAAGCGATTGTGCTACATGGACGCGAAAAACTCGATGAGGCAGGGTTAGGAGATTTAACTGATTTAGCGGTTTTATCTGAAGGTGAGGTACAGTTAACTACCGTGAATCCCGAAGATGTGGGAGTCACACCTGCTACCATAGGCGCACTCCGGGGTGGTGATGTGCAGGAAAATGCGGAGATTCTCAAGGCGGTGCTGCAAGGGAAGGGAACTGTTGCACAACTTGACGCAGTGGCTTTAAATGCATCGTTGGCGTTGCAAGTAGCGGGTGTAGTGCCATTACTGGATCATGCTCAAGGTGTGAGTGTAGCTAAGGAAATTCTCCAGAGCGGTACTGCTTGGGTAAAATTGGAGCAGTTAGTTCAGTTTCTACAGAATTGA
- a CDS encoding virulence factor SrfB codes for MPVEIRLSPRFQVRVNKKEYLELPKIQLVASGSNIPHISRIICTVKGMPTEVAAQIQQTYKQFHSVTPKISQIGQLEQYPCKLKQPLTQPINCILKVIVEYFDSDSRGNPLLSKRKQIASSCHLWSAPIYDQQTISTDTAMNPFQLTNSIEKEPNEKQQKRFPGWFALDFGTSNSTVTLFDPIEVPIAEILPKEQELRLRDRLAQWLSSPASVALPNVSAADWEKFITDISKNLEIEPSRLSEVFTSDNKERFLEAIRQIELCLGNSDQFRRAVSKKLYQIYHEVFRVPTLESQNLIPVVLDIDRRNTEVPSELEISRLSELQLKMGREARDNRKKAIAQGTSASLKEIISRFHHSPKRYFGQDRNFPVILDGEEETINVNQLIQAAWGHLIELTEDYRQRAKRRFSEGEFLTAVVTYPTVAPPVVRKEVKELVEELGIDDVQTAYDEAVSVAIFFLWREFGGNLNIGIESFKTRCRQDGNKWSQNVLVLDIGGGTTDLALIELTLEDKTPFFADNEDRGLGGRYYKLTPKLLGSSGHLQLGGELITLRIFRLLKVAIADFLLSAVFRGDIESEKLEDLINSELNERFLEQGKFQSGSLIKCIDKENPEGDAAYKDALDTAEKVLPTRWQQAPQRLQTFYTLWDHAEAAKLRLGQKPSAENYPLIFNLSEQQISELLTQSAIKFQVKDPESICVTLDNQQFERAAASAIKEAIGIAKGLMESRLRPQDNNIDAWNTHKVDWLILSGKTCNLDLVQQQIYQEFSKSPYFVWNPERITFVLEFTKLATSAGACYAEKLRRLRFDPEESKGLLRKGANQLEIDVKNLFYYLPCNFKRKTQSNDLLTIFKAGQELYQLAYWENVAKVRTQWQGIQLINIIYRQDYEDGDLRLWGSFDGKNLMEKLGMEEVEFLKKIKVQFEIDQTLQFNVLLCQGNPHYLIDVPGIDIGSALSAASETSTLFADGKLKWNIAVERPKKDLNDGDIAINVIESATVDQPDAYHLVFEVDKDDSKFQQQFHYLRDGAPEPGTGLISNSLPPFPQSGQHTFYVYQTDSETNTKKWIRIGALSKPEVTTDYPCQYRVTLDKKGILRMHVGEVPYWTSTSLECLKQEGCVYRAELELQPNEVDKERDPFSGIH; via the coding sequence ATGCCTGTAGAAATTCGACTTTCTCCTCGATTTCAAGTGCGTGTTAACAAAAAAGAATATTTGGAACTTCCCAAAATTCAACTTGTTGCTTCTGGCAGTAACATTCCTCACATTTCGCGTATAATTTGTACCGTGAAAGGAATGCCAACTGAAGTAGCAGCACAAATTCAACAAACATATAAACAATTCCACTCAGTTACACCAAAAATTTCTCAAATCGGACAATTAGAACAATATCCTTGTAAACTAAAGCAACCTTTAACACAACCAATAAACTGTATTTTAAAGGTAATTGTCGAATATTTTGATTCTGACTCTAGAGGAAATCCATTATTATCTAAACGTAAACAAATAGCGTCTTCATGCCATCTTTGGTCAGCACCAATTTATGACCAGCAAACAATTTCAACGGATACTGCAATGAATCCTTTTCAATTAACCAACTCTATTGAAAAAGAACCAAACGAGAAACAACAAAAAAGATTTCCAGGATGGTTCGCCCTAGATTTTGGTACGTCCAATTCTACAGTTACACTTTTCGATCCCATTGAAGTACCAATTGCGGAAATTTTACCGAAAGAACAAGAATTAAGATTGCGCGATCGCTTGGCGCAATGGCTGAGTTCTCCTGCCTCGGTTGCCTTACCAAATGTCAGTGCTGCTGACTGGGAAAAGTTTATCACTGATATTAGTAAAAATTTAGAAATCGAACCCAGCCGCTTGAGTGAAGTTTTTACCAGTGATAATAAAGAGCGATTTTTAGAAGCAATTCGTCAAATCGAATTGTGTTTGGGTAATAGCGATCAATTTCGGCGGGCGGTGAGCAAAAAGCTTTACCAAATATATCATGAAGTGTTCCGCGTACCCACCCTAGAATCACAAAATTTAATTCCAGTTGTCCTAGATATTGACCGCCGCAATACAGAAGTACCAAGCGAGTTAGAAATTTCTCGTTTGTCAGAACTACAATTAAAGATGGGTAGGGAAGCTAGGGATAACAGAAAAAAAGCGATCGCCCAAGGTACAAGCGCTTCTTTAAAGGAAATTATCAGCAGGTTTCATCATTCACCCAAACGCTATTTTGGTCAGGATCGGAATTTTCCAGTAATTTTGGATGGTGAGGAAGAAACAATTAATGTTAACCAACTAATTCAAGCAGCTTGGGGACATTTAATTGAGTTAACTGAAGATTATCGCCAACGGGCAAAACGCAGGTTTTCCGAGGGGGAATTCCTCACAGCAGTTGTCACCTATCCCACCGTCGCCCCGCCAGTTGTTCGCAAAGAAGTTAAGGAATTAGTGGAGGAGTTGGGAATTGATGATGTCCAAACTGCTTACGATGAAGCCGTTTCCGTAGCCATCTTTTTCTTATGGCGAGAATTTGGCGGCAATTTGAATATTGGCATTGAATCTTTTAAAACTCGTTGTCGCCAAGATGGGAATAAATGGTCGCAAAATGTTCTGGTTTTAGATATCGGCGGTGGAACCACAGACTTAGCTTTAATTGAACTCACCTTAGAGGATAAAACCCCTTTCTTTGCCGACAATGAAGACCGGGGTTTAGGGGGACGCTACTATAAACTAACTCCCAAACTGTTAGGTTCTTCCGGACATTTACAGTTAGGCGGTGAGTTAATTACTTTGCGAATTTTTAGATTATTGAAAGTTGCGATCGCAGACTTTTTATTATCAGCAGTTTTCAGAGGTGATATAGAAAGTGAAAAGCTAGAAGATTTAATTAACTCCGAGTTAAACGAACGTTTTTTGGAACAGGGAAAATTTCAAAGTGGCAGTCTGATCAAATGTATAGATAAAGAAAATCCTGAAGGTGATGCTGCTTATAAAGATGCCCTAGATACTGCCGAGAAAGTGTTACCAACTCGTTGGCAACAAGCACCCCAACGCCTGCAAACATTTTACACCCTTTGGGATCATGCAGAAGCAGCCAAACTCAGACTCGGACAAAAGCCATCCGCTGAAAATTATCCCTTAATTTTTAATCTCTCTGAACAACAAATTTCCGAATTGCTTACCCAAAGTGCAATAAAATTTCAGGTAAAAGACCCTGAGAGTATCTGTGTTACACTAGATAATCAGCAATTTGAACGCGCTGCGGCTTCAGCAATTAAAGAAGCGATCGGCATTGCTAAAGGATTGATGGAAAGTCGCTTACGTCCCCAAGATAACAATATCGATGCGTGGAATACACATAAAGTTGATTGGTTAATTCTGTCTGGTAAAACTTGCAATCTCGACTTAGTGCAACAGCAAATTTACCAAGAATTTAGCAAATCACCTTATTTCGTTTGGAATCCAGAAAGAATTACCTTTGTATTAGAATTTACCAAATTAGCCACCTCCGCAGGTGCATGTTATGCCGAAAAATTGCGAAGATTAAGATTCGACCCTGAAGAATCTAAAGGATTGTTGCGTAAAGGAGCCAACCAACTAGAAATTGATGTAAAAAACTTATTTTATTATCTGCCGTGCAACTTCAAACGTAAAACCCAAAGCAACGATTTACTCACAATCTTCAAAGCCGGACAAGAACTTTATCAACTTGCATACTGGGAAAATGTCGCCAAAGTTCGTACCCAATGGCAAGGTATCCAATTGATTAATATTATTTACCGTCAAGACTATGAAGATGGAGATTTACGACTTTGGGGAAGTTTCGACGGCAAAAACCTCATGGAAAAATTGGGGATGGAAGAAGTAGAGTTTCTCAAAAAAATTAAAGTCCAATTTGAGATTGATCAAACACTCCAGTTTAACGTGTTGCTGTGTCAAGGAAATCCTCATTATTTGATTGACGTTCCTGGTATTGATATAGGTTCTGCCTTATCAGCAGCTTCAGAAACATCAACACTGTTTGCTGATGGTAAATTAAAGTGGAATATTGCTGTAGAACGCCCCAAAAAAGATTTAAATGATGGCGATATTGCCATCAATGTCATTGAATCTGCAACTGTAGATCAACCAGATGCCTATCATTTAGTATTTGAAGTAGACAAAGATGATAGTAAATTCCAGCAACAATTTCATTATCTACGTGATGGGGCACCGGAACCAGGAACTGGTTTAATTAGTAATTCCTTACCTCCCTTCCCGCAAAGTGGTCAGCACACGTTCTATGTTTATCAAACAGATAGTGAAACTAACACGAAAAAATGGATACGTATTGGCGCACTTAGCAAACCAGAAGTGACAACAGATTACCCTTGTCAATATCGTGTCACGCTTGACAAAAAAGGCATTTTGCGTATGCACGTTGGGGAAGTGCCATACTGGACATCAACAAGTTTAGAATGTCTCAAGCAAGAAGGATGCGTTTATCGTGCTGAATTAGAATTGCAACCTAACGAAGTTGATAAGGAACGCGATCCGTTTAGCGGGATACATTAA
- a CDS encoding retroviral-like aspartic protease family protein — MHQSFLSRAALVFLSSSLAVLAVACGEDQQTTAVLRTQQSVVKDKPVVPPAVEPAAAPAMPEPQSVPPSELAPSYFELGLDKAAGAVSISQSAQSPDDWYLVASQFQEAIALMRKVRRQSPDFAIAQVKISEYQRKYKYSLSKATPSGQALAETEQPQKVVVVVPQTSTTPKLTIPLTPPVLTKQPTAKLISPSSELLTPDKEVFTAPIKRRAGGTPIVEVTFNGQRKFDMIVDTGASGSVITQQMALDLGVIPVGKAKANTASSRAVEFPVGYVDSMAVGGVVVNRLPVAIATGELETGLLGHDFFGNYDVTIKRNVVEFRPQSRSQINSVETELTAPILPKQYRSGEFP; from the coding sequence ATGCATCAGTCTTTTTTATCTCGTGCAGCCCTGGTTTTTCTCTCAAGCAGTCTAGCAGTTTTGGCTGTTGCCTGTGGTGAAGATCAACAGACGACTGCGGTTCTTCGGACTCAACAGTCTGTAGTCAAGGACAAGCCAGTAGTACCGCCTGCGGTGGAACCAGCAGCAGCACCAGCTATGCCAGAACCGCAATCTGTGCCACCGTCAGAATTAGCACCAAGTTATTTTGAACTGGGATTAGATAAAGCAGCGGGTGCTGTGAGTATCAGTCAATCTGCTCAATCGCCAGATGATTGGTATTTGGTAGCGAGTCAATTTCAAGAAGCGATCGCGCTGATGAGAAAAGTCCGGCGACAAAGCCCTGATTTTGCCATCGCCCAAGTCAAAATTTCCGAATACCAACGCAAGTACAAGTACTCCCTCAGCAAAGCTACTCCTAGCGGTCAGGCGTTAGCAGAAACAGAACAACCACAGAAAGTAGTGGTTGTGGTTCCCCAAACATCAACTACGCCCAAGCTGACTATACCCCTAACTCCACCTGTACTCACAAAACAGCCAACAGCAAAACTGATCTCACCCTCATCAGAATTGCTTACCCCAGACAAAGAGGTATTTACAGCCCCGATTAAACGACGGGCAGGCGGAACCCCCATTGTGGAAGTGACTTTTAACGGTCAGCGGAAGTTCGATATGATTGTGGATACAGGAGCTAGTGGCAGTGTGATCACCCAACAGATGGCCCTTGATTTGGGTGTGATCCCAGTGGGGAAAGCCAAGGCAAATACCGCCAGTTCTAGAGCAGTGGAATTTCCCGTTGGTTATGTAGATTCGATGGCAGTTGGCGGAGTAGTTGTGAATAGATTACCAGTAGCGATCGCTACTGGAGAACTAGAAACTGGACTTTTGGGACACGACTTTTTTGGTAATTATGATGTCACCATCAAACGCAATGTCGTAGAATTTCGCCCACAATCGCGATCGCAAATCAATTCTGTAGAAACTGAACTAACTGCTCCAATTTTACCCAAGCAGTACCGCTCTGGAGAATTTCCTTAG
- a CDS encoding dynamin family protein — MEPGKLECFKEYGEFILQKIDSVPTYPSQQADWVPASLDDCLVRLREAAHKTVELATSAVKIGVMGEFSSGKTLLLGSLIGFADALPVSENPTTGNITAIHLIPQDGFSTTQLSNFTVEYLDHQGVDECLGFMLGEARQRATAAGLTPRSVSNIDIDKDVIGWCEELWNSSNNLELRYLLRELVLFVRAYHSYGEALCGGIYQIDATTAREGLQLAEQPMAIQTLSFADLPPGHIRLPSSPQRLAAKLLQNSFPLIRRVDIEVKISREIWDVTGASEFVLLDFPGLGAANSGARDTFLSLRELAEVQTILVLLNGKSPGSDRANKIFTMMQQQRPGQDLKDLILVGVGRFDQLPLDSEGGERELDQLIDDTAANSPLQEDAVFQKLKVLQTTIDGANAFTTHKDRIVLLSPLLGLAELAKRSSTVKAGSPEFLANLDYPDYLERSKRLQQKWGRLSERLLESNARSHLGRQLGYFAQDGGIAKLRELIQNHVATHGLKQLYEDTRRAADHLRQQQNILEDIIAEIDEQGIPTGDSTALIELRTAIENLDKTYRNFQKDLGKEPLKDRRGEVVSDVVKDELTYKIISWSQWTLLFNKAHNGAIALTESKGAAGKLFDRGNRVNTAVPTKSDDFYPAFAKTVAELEEFARDRIRQAVVDLLSKLSNQIAQERDQLKAILNPEMEQEIEATFSGEEADLFYKLLLGCDPNQWKEAIISEITSTEKAISPEIMFPLARQDEKHNIGQIFDWAPERSQGLTRSSNHQLLVLRLRDEITASASLHLVQYVSEVNQRVNAELEGILDQIIPTLQNLSKKEELLRYLAGKDSPTAIAIPTWLQILSEITTISHSDFSHKVAG, encoded by the coding sequence TGGGTGCCGGCTAGCCTTGATGACTGCCTAGTACGCCTGCGGGAAGCTGCCCATAAAACTGTAGAACTTGCAACTTCGGCTGTCAAAATCGGTGTGATGGGAGAATTTAGTAGTGGCAAAACTTTACTTTTGGGCAGCTTGATTGGATTTGCCGATGCTTTGCCGGTGAGTGAAAATCCCACTACAGGTAATATTACAGCAATTCATCTCATACCGCAAGATGGTTTTAGCACGACTCAGCTGAGTAATTTTACTGTTGAATATCTTGATCACCAAGGAGTGGATGAGTGCTTAGGCTTCATGTTGGGGGAAGCAAGGCAACGTGCCACAGCCGCAGGACTAACCCCAAGGTCTGTATCAAATATTGATATCGACAAAGATGTTATTGGCTGGTGCGAAGAATTATGGAACAGCAGTAACAATTTAGAATTACGTTATTTGCTGCGGGAGTTGGTGTTATTTGTTCGTGCTTATCACTCCTATGGTGAAGCGCTTTGTGGCGGAATATACCAGATTGATGCAACTACAGCCCGTGAAGGGTTACAGTTAGCTGAACAGCCAATGGCTATCCAAACCCTCAGCTTTGCAGATTTACCTCCTGGTCATATTCGATTACCGAGTTCTCCCCAAAGGCTTGCAGCAAAGCTGTTACAGAATAGTTTTCCTCTGATTCGCCGCGTGGATATTGAGGTCAAAATATCACGGGAAATTTGGGATGTCACGGGTGCTTCGGAATTTGTTCTCCTCGACTTTCCGGGATTGGGTGCTGCTAATTCTGGTGCGAGGGATACATTTTTATCATTGCGAGAATTGGCAGAAGTACAGACAATTCTAGTATTGCTGAACGGCAAATCTCCCGGAAGCGATCGCGCTAATAAAATCTTTACCATGATGCAGCAGCAGCGACCGGGACAAGATTTAAAAGATTTAATCTTAGTAGGTGTGGGACGCTTCGACCAGTTACCCTTAGACAGCGAAGGCGGCGAAAGAGAACTCGACCAACTCATCGACGATACCGCAGCTAACAGTCCTTTGCAGGAAGATGCTGTTTTCCAAAAACTGAAAGTGCTGCAAACCACCATCGATGGTGCAAATGCATTTACCACCCACAAAGACCGTATCGTTTTACTATCGCCGCTGTTGGGACTGGCGGAATTAGCCAAACGTTCGAGTACTGTTAAAGCTGGTTCACCAGAATTTTTAGCAAACCTGGATTATCCTGATTATCTAGAAAGGTCGAAGCGGTTGCAACAAAAGTGGGGACGCTTAAGCGAACGGCTGTTAGAATCAAATGCGCGTAGCCATTTAGGTAGACAATTAGGTTACTTTGCTCAAGATGGAGGTATTGCCAAACTACGAGAATTAATTCAAAATCATGTTGCGACTCACGGACTGAAGCAACTGTATGAAGATACTCGTAGGGCTGCTGATCATTTGCGTCAACAACAAAATATACTAGAAGACATTATTGCAGAAATTGACGAGCAAGGCATACCCACCGGAGATAGTACAGCTTTAATCGAGCTGCGGACTGCCATTGAAAATTTAGATAAAACCTACAGAAATTTCCAAAAAGATTTAGGCAAAGAACCACTCAAAGACCGACGGGGAGAAGTCGTCAGCGATGTGGTGAAAGATGAACTCACCTATAAAATCATCAGTTGGAGTCAGTGGACTTTGTTGTTTAACAAAGCCCATAATGGCGCGATCGCTCTTACCGAATCGAAGGGTGCAGCTGGTAAACTATTTGATCGCGGCAACAGAGTGAATACTGCTGTTCCTACTAAAAGCGACGATTTTTATCCAGCTTTTGCCAAGACTGTGGCAGAACTAGAAGAGTTTGCCCGCGATCGCATCCGCCAAGCAGTGGTAGACTTGTTGAGCAAATTATCCAACCAAATAGCCCAAGAACGCGACCAACTCAAGGCAATTCTCAACCCAGAAATGGAACAAGAGATTGAAGCCACATTTAGCGGCGAAGAAGCCGATTTATTTTATAAGTTGCTGCTGGGTTGCGATCCCAACCAATGGAAAGAAGCAATTATCTCGGAAATTACTAGCACAGAGAAAGCGATTTCACCCGAAATCATGTTTCCCTTGGCGCGTCAAGACGAAAAACACAACATTGGACAAATCTTTGATTGGGCACCAGAAAGAAGCCAAGGCTTAACCAGATCCAGCAATCACCAGCTTTTGGTTTTGCGGTTGCGCGATGAAATCACTGCCAGTGCCAGTTTACATCTTGTGCAGTATGTCAGCGAAGTCAATCAGCGAGTCAATGCTGAACTTGAGGGGATTTTAGATCAAATTATTCCCACTTTACAAAATCTCTCCAAAAAAGAAGAGTTGCTGAGATATCTTGCGGGTAAAGACTCGCCAACTGCGATCGCAATTCCCACCTGGTTACAGATTCTCTCAGAAATCACCACCATTTCTCACTCTGATTTTTCTCATAAAGTTGCTGGATAG
- a CDS encoding DNA adenine methylase has product MLKSPLRYPGGKSRAINQIVEYLPDNFSEFREPFVGGGSVFIYLKQKFPDLKIWINDLNRELFLFWKFAQSDLAQLVKEIRHIKVKYTDGKSLFVELTTVDVNNLTDLERAVRFFVLNRITFSGTVESGGYSQEAFYKRFTESSIERLEKLDNILSPNIKITNLDYSQLLKEAGKDVFLFLDPPYFSATKSKLYGKDGNLHTSFDHHRFAEVLKQCHHRWLITYDDSPQIRENFQWANISEWELQYGMNNYKQSSAAKGKELFITNYQIQLNKNKKLENNNLHNPIQMSLELKI; this is encoded by the coding sequence ATGCTTAAAAGCCCACTCCGCTATCCTGGTGGTAAATCAAGAGCAATCAATCAGATAGTCGAATACTTGCCAGATAATTTTTCGGAATTTAGGGAACCTTTTGTAGGTGGTGGTTCTGTATTTATCTACTTAAAGCAAAAGTTTCCTGATTTAAAGATTTGGATTAACGATTTAAACCGTGAACTATTCCTATTTTGGAAGTTCGCACAGTCCGATTTAGCTCAATTAGTTAAAGAAATTCGCCATATTAAAGTTAAATACACCGATGGAAAATCACTATTTGTAGAATTAACTACTGTAGATGTAAACAATTTAACTGATTTAGAAAGAGCAGTGCGCTTTTTCGTCCTCAATAGAATTACATTTAGTGGAACTGTAGAATCAGGTGGATATTCTCAAGAAGCTTTTTATAAACGATTTACTGAATCTTCAATAGAAAGACTAGAAAAATTAGATAATATTTTATCGCCAAATATCAAAATTACTAATTTAGATTATAGTCAACTTTTAAAAGAAGCAGGCAAAGATGTATTTTTATTTTTAGATCCACCTTATTTTAGTGCCACCAAATCAAAACTATATGGTAAAGATGGTAACTTGCATACATCTTTTGATCATCATAGATTTGCAGAAGTTTTAAAACAATGTCATCATCGTTGGTTAATAACTTACGACGATTCGCCCCAAATTCGAGAAAACTTTCAATGGGCTAATATCTCAGAATGGGAATTGCAATATGGCATGAATAACTATAAACAGAGTAGTGCTGCTAAAGGTAAAGAATTATTTATTACTAATTACCAAATTCAATTAAACAAAAATAAAAAACTAGAAAATAATAACTTGCATAACCCAATTCAAATGAGCCTTGAATTGAAAATATAG
- the carA gene encoding glutamine-hydrolyzing carbamoyl-phosphate synthase small subunit produces MSLTDAIPALLVLADGTTYRGWSFGATGTTIGEVVFNTGMTGYQEVLTDPSYCGQIVIFTYPELGNTGVNPEDEESQRPQVQGAIARNICYKPSNWRSTQSLPDYLKQHQIPGIYGIDTRALTRKIRMFGAMNGGISTTILDEAELLEQVQAAPNMAGLNLVREVTTPTVYQWSDPTIPIWEFNSQSIANLGEAFTVVALDFGVKRNILRRLASYGCQVIVVPADTPPEEILKYNPDGIFLSNGPGDPAAVTEGIETTKALLQSQKPIFGICMGHQILGHALGAETFKLKFGHRGLNQPAGLEQRIEITSQNHSFAIDPDSLPAAVVEISHLNLNDRTVAGVRHKSLPIFSVQYHPEASPGPHDADYLFEEFVQAMRSARNGATAEVS; encoded by the coding sequence ATGTCCCTGACTGACGCAATACCTGCTCTACTTGTCTTAGCAGATGGAACCACTTATCGCGGTTGGTCTTTCGGTGCGACGGGAACCACAATCGGGGAAGTGGTATTTAACACTGGCATGACTGGATACCAAGAAGTGCTGACTGACCCAAGTTACTGCGGTCAAATAGTGATTTTTACCTACCCCGAATTGGGAAATACTGGCGTTAATCCCGAAGATGAAGAATCACAACGACCGCAAGTGCAGGGTGCGATCGCTCGTAATATTTGTTATAAACCCAGCAACTGGCGCTCAACACAATCCTTGCCTGACTACCTCAAACAACACCAGATACCAGGTATCTACGGCATCGATACCCGTGCCCTCACCCGCAAAATTCGCATGTTCGGAGCCATGAACGGTGGCATATCCACAACAATTTTAGATGAGGCCGAGTTGCTAGAGCAGGTACAAGCAGCTCCTAACATGGCGGGATTAAATTTGGTTCGGGAAGTCACCACCCCCACAGTTTATCAATGGTCAGATCCGACAATCCCTATTTGGGAGTTCAATTCACAGTCCATTGCCAACCTTGGGGAAGCCTTTACCGTTGTTGCCCTTGACTTTGGCGTCAAACGTAACATCTTGCGTCGCCTAGCCAGTTACGGTTGTCAAGTGATAGTTGTTCCTGCCGATACACCACCAGAGGAAATTCTCAAATACAATCCAGATGGTATTTTTCTTTCCAATGGCCCTGGTGATCCGGCTGCTGTCACCGAAGGCATTGAAACGACCAAGGCGTTGCTACAAAGCCAAAAACCCATCTTTGGCATTTGTATGGGACACCAAATTTTGGGTCATGCCCTAGGAGCAGAAACCTTTAAACTCAAATTTGGACATCGGGGTTTAAATCAGCCTGCGGGTTTAGAGCAAAGGATAGAAATTACCAGCCAAAACCACAGCTTTGCCATCGACCCAGATTCTTTACCAGCAGCAGTTGTGGAAATTAGCCACCTGAACCTCAACGATCGCACCGTCGCAGGGGTACGTCACAAGTCCCTACCCATCTTCTCGGTACAGTATCACCCAGAAGCCAGTCCTGGCCCTCACGATGCTGATTACTTGTTTGAGGAGTTTGTGCAAGCAATGCGATCTGCAAGAAACGGGGCTACAGCCGAGGTAAGTTAA